The region AAACCCTTAAACAAAATACTAACTTCTTGGCAAAAGTAGATAACTTGACTAAATTACtcctaattaaataaatattgagATTTTGATCACTTAACAAAATTATAAGGacaaatttagaaaaataaagtCAATTCTTACTTAATCTGATAAGTGAatactctttttgaaaaaaaaaaggtcaagtGAACATTCTTTTTGAACAAGAGGAAGTATTAGATATAATGCTGATAAGTTTATTCCAAAGAGAATGGttgaaaatcatttacaccATCTAACGCTGCTTCAAAAATCAAACTTCCCCCTCAACTTTGACTAATAGACATTCTCCCCCTTTATCctaatttactttttaaaatgtCTATTTTAGCCTCACATTATCAACTTTTGTCTTATTTGTCTACTTCATTAAAATCATGCTATGTAACAAATTtccgataaaaaaaaaatattattttcggggcaaaataatgaaaaatactAATTGAGTATATAGGTTAATGATGTTACATAATGAAATATATTAGcagaataaaaaaattattttattaatgatAATCAAactctaatatttatttatacaagtgaaaatagcaggtaataataattttataaatacatCTCAATGTAGATAAcacaatgaaaaaaaatttaataagaaCAAATACAAATTTCCAGAGATTgtttaattatattataaatgaattttaaattataatttaagaaattttcattaatgacaaccaaaacttatttatttatatagaccatagaaaataagagagaagtgaaacttaaatatacacaCACTTGCATTAGATACTTAATGCATACaatattgaaataaaaatcataaaaacaGCATTACATTTGTGACAATTTCATAAAAGTATTAATCTACTTATAATATTGATGAGCTTAAATAAAATCCATAAGTATTTAGGTTAAAGatgtaaatattatatttataacataaaaatgtattatatatatatggaggatTGAAATTAACAATGGTGAAATAGACATTGTATAGGATGAATAGGAGAAAATGTCTATTATTTAAAATTGAATGGGGATTTTGATATCTAAAGCAAAGTTGGAGGATGAAAATAATTTTCGGCCAGAGAGAATATACTCGCAAaatactagaaaaaaaaaatatgataaattGCCACGTAAAAATgctcaaactttcatatttttaacGACTTCCCCTTGCCTTTTCCTTTGCCACATCAAATGCCATTTTTCCACAAAAATGGTGGAGATCAAAGAAGCTTCAGCCGGCAGCGACACCGACGAAGCGACTCCACTAATATCGAACCTAAAACCAAACCCGAACCCGAACCCGCCAAACAAGACCCGATCCGTACGTACCAATGTACCAGAGGTGGAGGTCCACCTATACCGACGTGGCAAGGGCCCCATTGATGTATTCAAAGCATACCTTGGTGGGTGGGACCAGGATCAACTTGATGTTAAGGAAATACTCGACAAATACGGGTTTAAATCTGTTTACGCATTTAAGCCTGATACGGGTCGGGGCGTTCCGCTCCGGTTTAATCCACGTAATGGACGGTCAATAATTACTTATCGTGATGGGTCAAAGATATACGTTGATGGAGAGCCTAAggtaatttcatttttttaccGACTTTATTTGGGTAATTATTACATGATATATTGGCTACATCATGTCTTAGTCTTTGGGAAaatgtgcaaatataccccGACGTTACACAAATGCCgcaaatatacatttttcacttatgattttttttttattaaaaaaatgccGCGACTTTACAAAGATAAGTCTACCAATTTATTATTCGTGGCTTCGATAGTTGTGTTTTACAATATAAAAAAAGTTTGTGACTGTTTTGATAAAACATGGATTTTTATTCACCAAATCAGGAATATAAGGgtaatatttaattattcgTGTGAAATGTGATGATAATTTCTCAACTCCTGcgaaataaattttataaatttcagAATTATTGCTAATCATATTTTCTATATTTGTAAATGTTTGAATTTTAAAAGATGTACTAGTTAAAGAAAAGTTATTTGTCCTGAGTAAAAAATTGACAGGATCTAAGCTTATATTTGTTTAACATGAGCATAAAAAGGCTAAGAATTTTGTAAAGCATGAACGTTGGTGACAATTAAAAAATGTTGTGGGTAAAGCACTTACTTTTAATATAAAGTGACCAAAATATTACTAGCAAGAAATAGGAATGTTGTTAGGCATGAGATGGATGCTATGGCCCAGTAGATTTTGTTATTCTTTAGCTTAAAGATTGATGAATGTAAAGCTAAAAAGCAAAACAGCTATTGCTTGGACTCAGTTTCTTCCCATATATGCTCCAACCTTTAGTAGCTTATCATTTTGGTGCACAATTTACAATTAGTCCGAAGAGCACTGGTCTTTTTCCTGCTGGAAATTCCGTGAGATTATGGACCTGGTCAATGTCATTTGCTTGTTCCAAATTCTTTTGGCGTTGGAACCAATCTCTGTGACAAAGAgtccatttgaatggtcttgcAGTCGTGTTTGCTCCATTGTGCGTTTAATGTGCATCCATAGATATAATGAAATTCAGACAGTTTTTCTTGAGACCTGGGAGTGGAACTCTTGTGGGAAAATGATACTTTAGATTACAATATCTGGTATTGAAGGAATATATTGAAATTAAGTGCTTGTACACTTCATGGAGTTGAATATTTCTTATCGACATGGAAAAAAATGGTGTTGAATTACTTTGCTTATTATTGTGATTGGCATAGAGCTAGATTTAAGACTATCCACCGACGATGTGGAAACAGATGATAGAGTTTTATTTATGCCCATCTACTTTCTCTGCTCTAGTTTTCCGCTTTCCTAATGAGTCAAAAAAGTATTTCTGAATCCAAGTGTCGTCTATttcgtttctttcttttttcctgttAACGCATCTGTAGTCTTACTACATTCCTTTTTCCCTGTAGATTCTTTTTATGGTGTGATAGCATTTTTCTAAAGTAGTAAGTATTAACAGTTAACACCAGAACTCACAAGTGAAAGTGAGATGAACTCTGGGCAAAGAGGGAAAATGTTAATTTACTGGAGTAATGAAGTTTACCATTTCAATGTCAAATTTGAACTACCAAAAGAGCACTTTgaaacttcttaatcttttctGTAAGCAAGCTGTAACAACATGAACTGATGTCACCTATATATCTTGAATCTGTCACGAAAAGCCTCTTAAGCTGCAGAGTCCATTTCATGTTGTCAGTGATGCTTTTTGAAAATGCCATCAGTTTCTGGTGTAGCTGCAAAGATATGAAAATCTGATGGTCTGATagaaaagaatatgagaaaaagACATTAAAGTCTGATGGTATGGTATTACTGATTTTCCTATGGTCACATAAAATTGGGTAAActatgagaagttgaaggagcAATGTCGTTTCCATGATCCGCTAGAGATTTAAGTCCAAAAGCTTAGCCACATATTCTTGTTTCTAATTATGTCATAAAACGGCTTTAGTGTGGCATTCTCAAGCATATTGATGATCCTTGCGTGTGCAAGTTTTCGCTTATTTCACGTGTTTTCACATGGTGTTCATTAAAATAGACGAATAGATGCATATGCATGAGTTGTAATGGATTATTTGTTTGATTTTCAGGACTCGTTGATCAAACCTATTACCAGGATATTGGTCGGGGTTGCTGTGGTAACCATACTTATAGTATTACTGGTGATAAGAGACCCTCCAGAGTGGGCAAAAAAGTTGAATCTCTCTGATGGCCGTATCCCTCCATGGCTTCTGGCTTGTGCTTTTGTTGCCTTCACACGCATGAGGAAGAGAGCCAGGGATTTCTTCGAAAGTCGGCGAAAATAAGCTGGTGCTTGGCACTACTAGATGAATATTCTCAAAATTTTGCCTCTCTCTATTTTATTGTATTCACAGATAACAAATCATTCTCATGTTATAACCCTGTGAAGGTACATAATCATTTTATTCTCCATCTGTTGGGGAATTTTCATTATGGCTATGAATATGGCAAAGGAGTATTCATTTGCTATTCTATTTTACTAACTCATACATCTATCTTCTGAAACATTTGGATAGAAATATAGAAATTGTAAGCGGGCCAAGGGTCCAAAGAACACGTAGTCTGGGAGCGAACTAGATTTTGAAATTCAAGTAAAAGAATACAACACAGCGAAATTGGCCAAAGTGGCCTAGGTATTATAACCTTGTGAAGGTACATgatcatttttttctccatctgTTGAGGAATTTTCGTTATGGCTATGAATAAGCAAAAAAATGTGAGTGCTCCTTTACTATATAACGGCTTTTTTGGCATCCCCATATCTTGCTTGAGGCAGATTCAATGTTCATAGAATCTTTTTAATGGTTTTGAACTATGGCATTCAGAGTTGCAGTTTAGCCATTACAATTTCACCCTGCACTTCTAGTGCAGTTATAACTTTAAtcatttttctgaaatttttacGTTTGCTATGGAGATAACCATAAAAGGGATAAGATTCTTCAAGTGTCTTAGATCTCAGAAGTGCATgataaattccaccaaagttcaAGACTCTAGAAGAAATTATATAAGTAATCCAGATACGGAGTATGAAAAGAAGTCTATAATTACTCCCCATGGCTTACCATCATTTCCAGTTGATTGCTTCTAACCTATTGATTGAGTGAGTTGGGGAGCAAAAATCTTagaaagctacgactctataaGTTACACGTCGAACATAGAGAACTAAGATTGTCTTACATACAAACTGGTGGAATTCATTTTATTCCGCGTGATTcttcaaattatttttgtgTCAAGAATGACGAAGAAAGACGATGAAGTAAACATTTTGTGTTCCAATTATCTTGATTTTGCTTGGCTTAAATGCATTTGGTTTCGCTCAGTCTTGTTTCCCTTAATAAAACTTAGCACCTCAATAAGAAGAATTTAGGAAAAAGGGGCAAGGAAAGTTAGCACGAACAAATTTACTTTGGGCCGTGGAGAAACCACACAAACTACCGGTCTACTAAACTTTGCCCCTAAACAAGTTAATTGCTAAAATACCCACTACGGGACAAAATAATTACCCGTTGTACACCTTCTTTGCATTGACCCAAGGGAGCATACTGGTGACGGGAAGCACCACTTAAGgtaaagtttctttttttttgtgttttctaatttttgtccttttcttaaaatatgaaattaaataGAGTAACTAACAATTTATAGACTAGTTTAAAATATAGGATaactaattattaattaaaaaaatactaaggtCATTaacttatttattaaaatatgaattcatagaaaacatattttatatctttttagaaatagatttttttttttttttaagaaataagttattttttttaaggaatgaaCCACTCGTGTATGATACTCTGTCAGTACATGATATGTACCATGTGAGTATCATAGAGTACTCTAGTATTATTTTAAGGAATGAACCAGTCTGCTATGATGCCCAATCAGTATATGAaggattgagttgtgtttttcttgaagaaatgaagtaatCATCTATGAGACCCCGTCAGTATATGATACATACCATacgggtatcatagaggattgagttgTATTTTTCTTGAACGAATGAACCAATCTCTGAGATACcccatatgtatatgatatataccatgtagGTATCGTAAAGGATTAAGTTGTGTTTTCTTGAACAAATGAACCGATCTCTGTGATACtctataagtatatgatatatgccaTGTAAGTATCATAGACGATTAAGCTCTTTTTGAAGAATGAGTCAGTTCTCTATGATATcttgtcagtatatgatatattatgTGAATCATTCATCTATGATACCTTGTGAGTATACGATATATACCTTGTGGATATCTTATAGGATTAgcttgtgtttttcttgaaataatGAGCCGGTCCTCTATAATATcctatcagtatatgatatataccatgtagGTACCATAAAGGACTGAGGGATTTTTTGAGGGAATGAATGAAGCCCTTACGGTAcgctgtcagtatatgatatataccatgtgggtatcatagaggactgaaaaaaaaatttctatttaGTAAGGAATGAATTAGTCCCTATGATAtcctgtcagtatatgatatataccataggggtatcatagaggattgatttgtgtttttcttgaaagaatGAATCAATTATTGTGATACCCTATCAATATAAGATATATACCatatgggtatcatagaggattgagctGTGTTTTTCTTGAACGAATGAACCAATCTCTGTGATACcatataagtatatgatatataccacgTGAGTATCATAGACGattaagctttttttttaaagaatgaGTCGGTCCTTTGTGATATcttgtcagtatatgatatatcatgCGAGAAATTAATCCATGATACCTTGtgagtatatgatatataccattaCCATGTGGATATCATATAGGATTGAGTTgtatttttcttgaaggaatgtagcggtcctttatgataccctatcagtatatgatatataccacaggggtatcatagaggattgaagGAAaacaatcctctatgataccttgtcagtatatgatatataccataaGGGTATCATAAAGGGCTTAGTAGTGTTTCTCTTGAAGAAATGATCCATTCCTCTGTGataccctgtcagtatatgatatataccatgtgagcATCATAAAGGATCAAGCAGTGTTGGAATGAATATGTCATTTATGATATcctatcagtatatgatatatatcaggttggtatcatagagggCTGAGtgttttttcttgaaggaatgaactatCAATCCTCTATGGTACCTGTCAATATATTATGATATACTATTTGGGTATCATAGAGCGTTGATTAGTATTATTTTGCAAGAATGAATCAATCTTCTATGATACTTTATcactatatgatatatataccatgtgggcaTCGTAGaggattgagttgtgtttttAATTGAAGGGATGAATTAGTCCTCTATGATCCTTtatcaatatatgatatatacgaggttggtatcatagaggactgagtgtttttcttgaaagaatGAACAACTAGTCCTGTATGATACCGtgttagtatatgatatataccatatgCGTATCATAGTATCTTTGCAACAATATACTTCAACTGCTCCTGATTGATATACTATATGctagaataaattatttttgagatatggaaaaaattaaaaaaaaatattatatcagTTATCCttcttatttatataaaaaaagaacaaaagaaaaaaagaaaaataaaggagcCAAAAAGTTTGTAGAATCAgattatgaagaaagaagaaaatacaaaaaaatttaaaaaataaaattagaaaaggaggaaaaagtaaatgaaaatcactagaaattaaaaaagaagaataaacaaaaaaggtGAATGGAATTAGATTatgaagataaaaaagaaaaaataaagaaaagaaataaacgaaattaaaaaggaacaaaaaataaagaaataagaaatatagaaaaaaaacgaaaagagaggagctagaaaaaaaaatatggagtcagattatggtgaaaaagaaaagaaaatatagtaTGATTTGGGGaacaaataaatgaacaaaaaggagaaaaaagaaaaaaaaatatgagaaaaaagaaaagaagaaaagaaagaaaaagaagatacgaagtagagaaataaaaaagaaaagaaagaaaaaagagacaaTTACCTACAAAAGATACAGTGGCTATTAAGGATAAATAGTTTTGGGGGTATGAAAGTAAGGAGGCATGGAAGAGTAATTATTTTGTGTGTAGTGGGTATTGGTGTTCTTTTCTCATCAAATTTTCTGCAGTTCGAGCCTCAGAGATGTCCATTCCTATTTTTATTGTAACGGTAGCCTATAAGTCAATTTGGTGTGTATGGCGATTGATTCATcgggtatatatatactattttcCATTAACACATGTATCGGGTATCTCTTTGTACCAAAGATTATGACATAGAAAAAAAATCACCTAACAATATTTGTATCTAAACGCTGATTTCCCacgatccatagcttcattgaCAGAGCTAGCTAGACGGTACCTTTGGATGCTTTTCATTAGAGCTAGGATATAGGATTTCGGTTTGGCAATAAAAGCAGGAAAGAAGATTTTAGAGATAATTTCAGAGATCTCCCCTCAGGTTTGGTTTCATTTCACTCACTTCCCTTGTGGTTTACGATATTACGCTTGCCtcccttattttgatttttttctaacgattcatttaacttattagttattaatataaaaaattatgatatgaCTAAGTTGCCCTTTTTAATGTactattcatttttaaaaaatttaaaactcctttagaatcattctttttccatctttcataaaacttattttgtttaaaatgGTCTTATTATTCATACTCTTCGTGGTAAAATCGCTCATAATAGTGTCAGCAATTAggataatatttaaaatataagaaTGTTAGTTTAATATGACTTTAATCATGGAACGGGAAAAGAAGATGATTAAATTAGGACAAAGTGTATGTTAATTTGTTTGCATTCCAACTGATAAGAAAAGGGTTTTCAGTTATTCAACATTTGATATTAAACTCTTCATCTTCAACAAAAATTAGACAAACTAATTAATTTCCAGTATCGCAGAGATCTTGAGAAATaatgaactaaatttttttttttcttaattcataAAAAGGAAGCTTCGAATTTCATGATTCTAGTGGTTCTGGACTCTTATATTCACAAAAAATTCTGCTTGAAAGCTTATTAGAATAGGTCTTTCCGATAATGTTCTACAAGTTACATGTGGATTTGGGGGTGAATAGGTGGAACTGTGAATAAATCCTCTGCCTAATTAATGAGGCGACGGTGGCCAAATCGGTGGCATCAACTCCGAGTGTTATATGCCTTGTACTAATTTGATCTTCTTATcatgtttaattttttcttaaatattttagCTTTGTAGTTGGCTCATTATCTTCACGAGTTTAGCAGAAGGTTTAATGGGAGATGGAATATTACTTTAAAGGAAGATGAAATGGAATTTGTTTAAAAGAGAttttacaaaataaattaaatacaaGGATATATTAAAAAAGGTCAAATTAGTCAGATCATAATTTtttacattaataattaataaattaaatcaactgttacaaaaaaatcaaaataagggaGGTAAACGTAATATCGTAAATCACAAGGGAGGTGAGTGAAACGAAGCCAAACCTGAGGGGAGTTGTTGAAACGAATTTGACAGTAAGCggtgaaaaattaaaatcatgattGTTTAAGATGTTTAGAAGCCATATTAATAATTGTACTCCGTAATATGTTTGTACAAAAGAAACagtacagtttttttttttttttttcttcgcaGAAATACTGAAGTACATGGAATTATACATCTAAGGTTTACGATTAGGTAAACATCTCTATACTCAAATATAGAAAACAAAAGTTAAGCGTAGTAAACATATATGttattaaaatgagaaaaaacaCATAAATGTTTCCCATTTTGAAAATATCGTAGTATCTCTATTTTATTCCTAATGACGTCATTTGTTAGGATATATTACCACTCGTTTAAAATGAAAATACTCATCAAATTACCACCACCACTTATTAAAAAGACTACTTTTTGGTATTGTGATTAGATTTGACAtaatattttttcaactttttaaactCTGCCTAATCAAATATCTTATCAACTTTGGATGCCGATTTACTCTGTGGAATTGAGATATGATATGCGCTAACAGCAAAATGTCTCAAAGTTGAATATAGACCAGACAATGTCATAAAGTATTGACTTCGTAGACGGTAATTATGCGTAGATGCTACAAAGATAACAGGAGACAAAGATTTAACGTGGTTCGATCAACTTGTGGGATTGACCTACATCCATAACCAAAAGAATCATATGTAGAAAACAAGTCTTTTTTTTGAGACACATATGATGCGAACAACCCGAATCTAAAATCCACTCATCATTAGAACCAGTGGCGAATTTACATGGTAAAAATGGGTCGTGAACCCATGGTCACTCGACTAAATTcagtatattatgtgtatatttcgtatatatataactaatagTAACTAAAggaacacatgatcaaaatgGATCTCGTGGAGCACTGGTTGGACATCGCTATTATGATCTCAAGGTAGAGGGTTCGAATTCCCCTTGACCTTTTTGCTCTGTGttattttacttcttcttttcCCCTCTTTTAATGCAAACTAAAATGTAGTGGTGGGGATTCGAACTTGGAAGTTCAAAGTACATTTTAAACCCCTTAAACCACTAAGTCAACTTCTAGTCTTGTGTGCTTAGGGGAttcaaaattaatatataaccataaaaagtaaaaatattaccatatatatatatatatatatatatatatatatatatattataatttttggcCAAGGGGGTTGAGGTGAACACCTTCCCCTCACCCCCTCCCATAAATCTTCTTCTGATGGTGAACCCATCCTCTTGAAATCTTGAATTCGCTTCTGGTTAgaactaaaattattttcaactaCTAAGAATATAGCTTCTTCAATCTCATCAGCTGCAACAGTTGCTTCAGCAATGTCAGAATGCCCgtgctcatttttcttttctttttcttttttcaacttAGGACACTCAAACTTAATGTGTCCCCTTTTTATGACAATAATGGCACACTAAATTATCGTATCGAACTTTTGCAT is a window of Lycium ferocissimum isolate CSIRO_LF1 chromosome 12, AGI_CSIRO_Lferr_CH_V1, whole genome shotgun sequence DNA encoding:
- the LOC132040540 gene encoding uncharacterized protein LOC132040540, which translates into the protein MVEIKEASAGSDTDEATPLISNLKPNPNPNPPNKTRSVRTNVPEVEVHLYRRGKGPIDVFKAYLGGWDQDQLDVKEILDKYGFKSVYAFKPDTGRGVPLRFNPRNGRSIITYRDGSKIYVDGEPKDSLIKPITRILVGVAVVTILIVLLVIRDPPEWAKKLNLSDGRIPPWLLACAFVAFTRMRKRARDFFESRRK